CGGGTTGAAGCGCACGGCCACCAGGGTGGCCATGTACAGCACCTGGCCGATGCCGGCCCGCCCGCCCCAGATGCGCCGCACCCCACGCATCGCGCCGCTGTCGCGCGCCAGCGGTGCGACCCCGACCAGCTTGGCAATGGCCTTGCCGCTCAGCTGGCCCAGTTCCGGCAGCTGTGCCGCCAGGCTCGCCAGCAGCACCGGGCCGACACCTTTGACCTGACGCAGCACCTGCAACTCTGCACGCGCGGCCAATTGCTGGGCGATGCGTGCGTCCAGCTGCGCCACCTGCTGCTGCAACTGCCGCACTGCGCTGTGCGCCTGCCGCTTGAGCCAGGCATCGGTAAGCGTAGACAGCTGCTGGCGCTGCTGCTGCACGACGGTCACCACCTGCATCCGCCGCTGCTGATAGGCGCGCAGTTGCCGGCGCCAGTCCTCCAACGGCTGATAGCGTGTCAGCGGCAGTACCGCCGCCATGTGTGCCAACGCACGCGCATCCAGCCGATCGGTCTTGGCCAGCTGACCGGTGGCCTTGGCAAAATCGCGCGCCTGGCGCGGATTGATCCGCACCATCGGCAGGCCGGCAGCATGCAGCGTGTCCAGCGCCAATTGCTCAGCACCCCCGGTTGCTTCCACCACCACTTGGTACAACGTCAGCGGCGCCAGCCAGTCACGCAACTGACGCAGGCCCGTGGCCTGATTGGCAAATCGCCGCGCCTGCTGCAAGCCATGCACATGCACGTCCAACCACTGCCTGCAGACATCGATTCCGACACTCTCGTTCATGATCAACTCCGCTATGCTCGACGGGTCGAGAGCTCTCCTGGGCAGCCCAGCCTTATCGTTACGAGCGCCTACTCGAGCAACTGTTCGGGCGTTTGCCAGGAGATTGCGGCGTGGCGACCTCGCTCTCCCGCGGTCGCTCAGACCTATGGGTTATCGGTCGACCACGCCGCCTCTCGACGCCTAATCTGGCAGATCGCCAAGAGATAAGGGGNCGTGGCGACCTCGCTCTCCCGCGGTCGCTCAGACCTATGGGTTATCGGTCGACCACGCCGCCTCTCGACGCCTAATCTGGCAGATCGCCAAGAGATAAGGGGTTGGGGTGAGGATACGTGGCGAAGCCCTCGCCACGTTCAGCCCCATGCGGCTTCGTCCGTACCCTCATCCGCCCCTTCGGGGCACCTTCTCCCCGAGGGAGAAGGGAACGACTGACTTGCGGTCTGCGGTCGTCTGCGTTGCCACCAGTCGGTGCGCTCCGGGGACTGCGGGATGTCTGCCACTTTGCCCGTGCCATCCCATCCCGCCCAATCACACCCTCAACCGCACCCCATCACCCGCGCAGCGCCGCCGCATGATGCGCGATGTGCTCGCCAATGAAACTGGCGATGAAGTAATAGCTATGGTCATACCCAGTTTGCATCCGCACGGTGACCGGATAACCGGCCGCATTGGCGGCGTCTTCGAATAGCGTGGTTTTTAGCTGATTTTGAAGAAATTCGTCAGCATCGCCCTGGTCGATCAACAACGGTAAACGTTCCTGAGCTTCGGTGATCAATGCCGTCGCGTCGTAGGCTTTCCACGTTTCACGATCCTCGCCCAGATACTGCCCAAACGCTTTCTCGCCCCACGGCACCTGGCTGGGTGCCACGATCGGCGAAAACGCCGACACGCTGCGATAGCGGCCCGGGTTCTTCAATGCAATGGTCAAGGCGCCATGCCCGCCCATCGAATGGCCGCTGATGGCGCGCGCACCGTTGGTGACGAAATGGGCCTCGATCAGCGCCGGCAATTCGTTCACCACGTAGTCGTACATGCGGTAGTGCGCCGCCCACGGCTGCTGCGTGGCATCGACGTAAAAGCCGGCGCCCTTGCCGATGTCGTAGCCTTCCGCATCGGCCACATCGTCGCCGCGCGGGCTGGTGTCCGGCGCCACCAGGATCACGCCGTGCTCGGCGGCATAGCGCTGCGCGCCGGCCTTGCTGATGAAATTCTGCTCGGTACAGGTCAAACCGCTGAGCCAGTACAGCACCGGCAATGGGCCACCTGCCGCCTGCGGCGGCAGGTAGACGCCAACCTGCATGCTGCATCCCAGGCTCTTGGACTGATGCCGATACACATCCTGCCAGCCGCCGAAACAGGCGCGGTGTTCGATACGTTCCATGAAGATTCCTTACGAAGAGAAAACCCAGCGGCCGGGTCACCAGCCGCAGGGTTGGACCATCAATGCAGCAAACCCTTCTTGCGTGCCACCTGCGTCGATAACGCATCCACCAACGCCGGCGACAGGCAGTCGTAGGGCGGCAAGCCCAGCTCGGTCAGGCGCGCACGCACTCCATCCATCTGCTCCGGCGGCGTGCCGGTTTCAATGATGGACGAGACAAATGCGGCAAAACCCGGCGCCGACCAGTTCTGTTGCCTGGACAACTCGGTGTGCACGAAATCCAGCCCGTAGAACGCATGCTCCTTGTTCTCGATGCGGCCGAATAGGTGCACACCGCACCCGGCACACGCGTGGCGCTGGATCGCCGCGCTTTCATCGACGATCTTCAGCTTTTCTGCGTGCGCGGTCACCTTGACCTTGTTCCGCGGCGCCACCGCGATCACCGAAAAGGTCGCGCCCTCGGGTTTCCAGCATTTACTGCAGCCGCATGCGTGGTTGTGCGCAGTCTGCGCACCCACTTCCAGCGTCACCTTGTCGGTGGCGCAGTGGCACTCCAGGGTTCCCCCCTGAAAGTTTTCTGCCCCGCCTCGCGCAACACCACCATCTACCGAAAGATGGATCGACACATTAGTCATCACGCCTCTCCCGGAGTCTCGGGTTCCACGTGCGCGGAAGCGGCCGCGCGCCGCTCCTGGCCATCCGGTCAGAAATGAATCACGGTACGGATCGACTTGCCTTCATGCATCAGGTCGAAGGCGTGGTTGATCTCGTCCAGCGGCATGGTGTGGGTGATGAACGGATCCAGATCGATCTCGCCCTTCATTGATTGCTCCACCATGCCCGGCAACTGCGTACGGCCCTTGACCCCACCGAATGCCGAGCCGCGCCACACGCGCCCGGTCACCAACTGGAACGGACGGGTGCTGATTTCCTGGCCGGCACCGGCCACACCGATGATGACGCTCTCGCCCCAGCCCTTGTGGCAACACTCCAGCGCCGACCGCATCACGTTGACGTTGCCGATGCACTCGAAGCTGAAATCCACCCCGCCATCGGTCAGCTCGACGATGACGTCCTGGATCGGCTTGTCGTAATCCTTCGGGTTGATGCAGTCGGTGGCGCCCATGCTGCGCGCCAGGTCGAACTTGCCAGGATTGGTGTCGATGGCCAGGATCCGCCCGGCCTTGGCCTGCACCGCGCCCTGGATCACCGCAAGTCCGATGCCGCCCAGACCGAACACCGCCACACTCTCGCCCGGCTTGACCTTGGCGGTGTTGTGCACCGCACCGATGCCGGTGGTGACGCCGCAACCGAGCAGGCAGACCTTTTCCAGCGGCGCCTCCGGATTGACCACCGCCAGCGAGATCTCCGGCACCACGGTATATTCGCTGAAGGTGCTGCAGCCCATGTAGTGGTAGATCGGCTCGCCGTTGTAGGAGAAGCGGGTGGTGCCGTCCGGCATCAGGCCCTTGCCCTGGGTGGCGCGCACCGCCTGGCACAGGTTGGTCTTGCCGGACAGGCAGAACTTGCACTTGCGGCATTCGGCGGTGTACAGCGGGATGACGTGGTCGCCGACCTTGACGCCGGTGACGCCTTCGCCCACCTGCTCGACGATGCCGCCGCCTTCGTGGCCGAGCACCGACGGGAAGATGCCTTCCGGATCGTCGCCGGACAGCGTGAAGGCATCGGTGTGGCACACGCCGGTATGGGTGATGCGGACCAGCACTTCGCCGGCCTTCGGCGGTGCGACGTCGATTTCGACGATTTCCAGCGGCTTGCCGGGTCCGAATGCGACTGCTGCACGGGATTTCATGGAATAACGCTCCTGACAGGGATGTTCGGGGACGGGCGCGGCAATGCGGCCCGGTGGGAGTTCATCTGAGGTAGGACCGGACCAGACCGAGCAGGTCCTGCACGCGCTCGGCACGTTGCGCATCGGAGGCGGCGGCATGCCCGAAATCTTCCCGGATATGCGCTTCAAGTACCTGCGACATCAGCCCATTGACGGCCCCCCGGATCGCGGCGATCTGCTGTAGCACCGGGGCGCAGTCTGCGCCGGACTGCAGCGCGCGCTCAAGCGCGTCGCACTGCCCGCGCAAGCGCCGTACCCGCGCCAGTGCACGTTTCTTTTCCAGCGGCGAATGCGGCATGCCGGCCCTCGACCCAGGATACTGGGGGGCAGTATAGGGAAATCCGGAAAAAAAGCGATGCCGATGCAGGCAATGCTGCATCCAGCAGAGAACTGGCGATGAACAGTGATGGCGCTCACGCCAGCGTCAACCTGCGCTTGGACGCCCCTCGATGCAGGCCGGAAGACACCAACGACTGCATTGCCGCACGCGCATGCGCAGCGCGGCACCCGACGAGGTCTAGCGCCGCGCGGGCGCCTCGCGGGTCTGCTTGAAGTGCCTGCAGGCGTCGCGGAAGCGCCGCAGGTTCGGCGAAAAGAACTTGTCGCGATGCCAGATCAGGAAGAACCGCCGGGTCAACCGCGGCAGCCCGCTGCTGAGTGGCTGCAGCTTCTTCGACGCGATCAGCCCGTCTACCGCCCACCGCGACAGGCAGCTCACGCCCACACCTTGCACCAGCACGTTCTTGATCGCCTCGGAACTGCCGATCTGGCGGGTATCCGAGAGCGTATGCAGATGCCGCAGCAACGCCTGTTCCACTTCTTCGCGTGTGCCCGAGCCTGGCTCGCGCAATAGCCAGTCGGCGTCGCGCAGCTGGGCAGGCGTGACCCTGGACCGCTTGGCCAACGCATGCCGGCTGCCCACCACCACCACCAGCTCATCCAGCAGCCAGGGTTCGGCGTGCAGTTCCGGCAGATGACACGGCCCTTCGATCAGGCCCATGTCGAGCTCGAAGTTCGCCACCTTGCCGGCAATACCGCTGCTGTTGGCGCTATCCATGTCCACGCGCAACCCGGGTGCCTGCGTGTGCAGCGCCCGCAGCACCAGCGGCAACACGTAATTGCCGATGGTCGTACTGCAGCCGATCTTCAGGCGACCTGCCGACGCGGCAGCGCCCGGCGTGAATCCGGCCTCGATCGCGTGGGCGCCATCGAGCAGCTTGCGTGCCTGTGGCAGCAGTGCGGCGCCGACATCGTTGAGCACCAGCCGCTTGCCCACCCGATCGAACAACTGCGTGTCCAGCGCATGCTCCAGGTCGTTGAGCGCCGCACTGGTGGCCGACTGCGACAACGCCACGGCCAGCCCGGCACCGGTGGTGCTGCCATGCTGGGCGATGGCGCAGAAGATCTGGAGCTGGCGCAACGTCAGACGCACAACCTACCTGCTTTCCGGGTAATCGCTAGCGATATTACCCGTTTTACAGCTATACCCATCGGTTCGACACTGCGGCCGTCACCATCGCATCGCCTCTGATCATGCGCACTCCCAACGCACTGCCCGGCACCCGGCAACTCCGTCCCTCGACTGCGTTGTCCGGCCCACGCCAGCTCATCCGCCAGTTCACCCCGAACTGGTTCGGCGCCACCATGGGCCCCGGCATCTTCGCGCTGGCGCTCGGGCAACTGCCCCGGCACAGTCCGTGCCTGACGGCTGTGGGCGAACTCTTGTGGCTGTGCAACGGTGCCCTGTTCCTATTGTTCAGCCTGCTGTATGCGGCACGCTGGGCACTGTTCTTCGATGAAGCCCGGCGGATTTTCGGGCATGCCTCCGCGTCGCTGTTTCTGGGCACCATTCCGATGGGACTGGCGACCGTGATCAACGGCCTGCTGCTGTACGGCGTGCCTCGCTGGAGCAGTGCCGCTGTCCCGCTGGCCGAGGCGCTGTGGTGGATGGATGTGGCACTCGCGCTGGCATGCGGGGTGGGCGTGCCGTATCTGATGTTCACCCGCCAGCAGCACCGCCTCCAGGACATGACTGCGCTGTGGCTACTGCCGGTGGTCGCCGCCGAGGTGGCCGCTGCCAGCGGCGGCCCGTTGGCAGCGCAGCTGGCAGATGCGCAGGCGCAATTCATCGTGACCATCGCCAGCTACGCGCTATGGGCATACTCGGTGCCGGTGGCGATGGGCATCCTGGTGATCCTGCTGCTGCGCATGGCGTTGCATCCGCTGCCGCCGGCCAGCATGGCGGCCTCGATCTGGCTGCCACTCGGCCCGCTCGGCACCGCTGCACTGGGCATGCTGTCGATCGGCCAGCATGCTCCCGCCATTCTCGCCGCGCAGGGCCTGACCGACCTCGGACGCATCGCCGGTGGTCTGGGCGTGATCGGTGCGGTGCTGTTCTGGGGCGCGGGGGCGCGGGGGCGTGGTGGTGGCTGCTGGCGGGGTTGATCACGGCCGGTTACTTACGCGCCGGAGTGCCATTCAACCTCGGATGGTGGGGCTTCACCTTTCCGCTGGGCGTGTACGCGCTGGCCAGCCTGAAACTCGGTACCGCCTTGCATCTGGCGTTCTTCGATGTCGCCGGCACGGCGCTGGTCGTGGCACTGGCGGCACTATAGGCAGTCACGGCAAGCAGGACCGCGCTGGGCGCGTGTCGCGGCGACCTGTTCGTGTCACCATGCCTGGCCGATGCGCAGCGGGGCACTGCCGCGCAGTGACGCGTGTGGCGGACAGCACTGGACAATTCGCCGGCACGCTGCCTGCCGCGTGCAGCGGCGGCGACAGGCGGTGTCGCAACCGGCCGCCGCGCCAGATCAGCGCTCGACGACTACCGGTGCCGCGCCGATCGCCGCCTCGGCGACGTGCTCGGGTAGCGAAGCCAGCACCGCAGCGCGGAACCGCGCCGGAAATGCGCTGTCATTGGCTTGGTAGAACGCTCGGGCATGGGCCGACAGGTGATCGAGCGCTGCCTGCGACAGGGCCAGTGCAGCCTCCACCGCATGCGCAATGCCGGCCCCATCGACGTAGTAATACGAGGCCAGGCGCCGCTGGCGTACCTCGGCCACCGGGATCAGCACGCCATGCTCCGGCCTGACCAGCTCGTTCATGGGTTCGCCATCGGTGGCCAGGGTCACCGCCCCTACGCTGAGCGCCTCCATCAGGTAATGCCCGAAGCCCTCGGCCTCGGAGGGGCAGATGTGGAACAGGTGGGCGTTCTGCAACCGGCGCAGTTCGGCATCGTCCAGATAGCGGACCCGGTGATCGATATTGGGCGCAACCACCGGCTTGCCGGCGGTGCGGGGGTTCTGCACCACCGTCAGCAACGGCCATTCCGGGTGCTGTCTCCAGGTCTCCAGCAAGACCCGGGTGCCCTTGGCGGTACTGCGCCCGGCCAGATGGAAGAACGCGCGCTGGCGCGGCACCTGCGCATCGAAGCGGTCCGGGCTGGTGAAGCCGATATAGCGCGTGGTGCAGCCCAGGGTCTGGAAGATGCGCTCGGCGTGGTGGGTCTTGCACAACACCGCATCGAACTTCGGCAGCAACGGCAACCATTTGGGCAATAGCCACTCCGGGTTGGGCACCAGCAGATTCCTCTGCCCCAACGGCAGGCAGCGCGCGTAGACGCGTTCGGAATAGATCTGCAACGGCACCCGACCGAACAGGGCGCGGCTGGCCCACAGCCGGACTTCGCGCCCGGTATCCTGCAGCCGCTGGCTGGTGAACCCGACCTCCTGCACCGGCACGCCGCCGGCGCGCAGGGTCTGCGCCATCAGTACCATGTCCCGGGTCAGGCCCACGCCATTGTCGCGGCTGATCACCCGCATCATCGGATATGCCTTGTCATGCGCACGCTCGCCACCCGGGCGGCACAGTGTCGAGGCGATGATGTCCTGTGTGATGTCTCGTCCCGTCATGTCGCTTTGCACGTGTGCCAATGGTTGACAAATTCAATCATTATGATGGCTATTCCAGCCATGTACCTGCGAGCACCATGTATCCGGCAGCCTCAGCCTCCACCTTGCGCGGGCCAGTGTCCGTGCCACCGACGACGACTTCCATGGACCTGCAGCAACCCCGTGTTCTCGTGGTCGACGACGACCCCGACCTGCGCAAGCTGATCGGCGAATTCCTGAGCGCCCATGGCTACCAGGTGGACGTCGCCGAGAACGTGGCGGACATGCGCACCAGCATGGCACGGCAGCGTCCGGATCTCATCGTACTCGACGTGATGATGCCTGGAGAAGATGGGCTGAGCGCGGCCCGCGCCCTGGCCAGCGAGCGCGGTTCACCGGCGGTTATCATGCTCAGCGCGCTGGGCAACGATACCGACCGCATCATCGGCCTGGAAGTGGGTGCCGACGACTACCTCGCCAAGCCCTGCAATCCGCGGGAATTGCTGGCCCGCGTGCGTGCACTGCTGCGCCGCAGCCAGGCCAGCAGCGAGCAGGCCGACCAGCGCGGCAACGTCTACGAATTCGCCGGCTGGCGGCTGGACGTGGTGCGGCGCGACCTGCGCGACCCTACCGGCATCTTCATCAATCTATCCGACGGCGAATTCGCCCTGCTGCGCACCTTTGTCGAGCACCCGCAGCGCGTGCTCAGCCGCGATCAGCTGCTGGACCACGCCCGCGGCCGCGACACCGACGTCTACGACCGCGCCATCGATAGCCAGATCAGCCGCCTGCGCCGCAAGATCAATGAGCGCGTCCATACCGAGTTGATTCGCACCGTACGTAACGAAGGCTACATGCTGCTGCCGAGCGTCTCGCGCCTGTGAGCAAACCGGCACGGCGCGGGCTGTCGATCTTTGCCCGTACTTTCGTGTTGCTGGCGGTGGCCTTGCTCACCGCCCAGATCATCGGTATCGCCCTGCTGGTGATGCGGACTCCGGTGTACGAGCCGCCGGTGCATCCGCCCGAAGTGGTGGCGCTGCTGTCCACGCGCATGCCGGCCGGCACCCAGACTCTGAAGGTCCACGATGGTGCGCAGGCGCCGACCCCACCTGCAGACCAGGTCCGCGACCCGTTTGCGGAAATGCTGCTGGCCCATTGGCTGGATGTCGACAAGCGCCACGTGCGGTTCTACCGCAATGCAGAGGACCGCGACGACCCGTTCCCGGACAGCGGCCAGGTGCAGCGTGCGCCCGATCCGCAACGCAACAGCGAAGCCGGAGGCCGCGGTGGCTCGCTGCCGATGGCCTCCCGATGGCACCCGAACCGGTCCGCCGATGCGGCCCCTTTCGGCACCGGGCTGCGCCCGGCCCAGGCGCCGGAGGATTGGGAAAGCGAACGGCTGACCCCCGGCGTGCCGCTGCTGGACGGCTTCACCGCCGCACTGCAGCAGCCCGATGGCCGCTGGCGCACGGTGGAATCACCGCGCCGGCGGCTGTCGACCGAGTTCAAGACCCATATCGTGCTGCTGTTCCTGGCCGGCCTGCTGGCCAATGTGCCGCTGGCCTGGTGGTTCTCGCGCGCGTTGTCGGCGCCGATCAAGCGCTTTGCCGAGGCCGCCGACCGGCTGGGCCGCAATCCCCACGCCGCCGCCTTGCAGCGCAGCGGCCCTCCGGAGATCGTACGTGCGGCCGATTCGTTCAATGCCATGCAGGGCCGCCTGAACCGCCTGATCAACGAGCGTACCCACATGGTCGCTGCGATCGCGCACGACCTGCGCACGCCGCTGGCACGGTTGTCGTTTCGCCTGGACGACCTGCAACCGCCACTGCGCGACAAGGCGCTGGCCGATATCGACGAGATGAAGGCGATGATTTCCGCAGCGCTGGATTTCATCCAGAACGATCGCCATCGCGGCGAACGCGCGCCGCTGGATCTGCGCCTGCTGGTGGAGAGCGTGGTCGACAATGCCACCGACATCGGCGCCGACGCGGTGCTACTGCCCGGTCCGGCGATCACCCTGGATGGCGACCCATTGGCATTGCGCCGCGCAGTGATGAATCTGCTGGAAAATGCGCTGAAATACGGCAAATGCGCACGCCTGCAACTGCAGCGCGACGGCGAAGACGGGGTGCTCTGGATCGACGATGACGGCCCGGGCATCGATCCGTCGCAGCGCGAACAATTGCTGTTGCCGTTCGTGCGCGGCGAGTCCTCGCGCAACCGCGGCACCGGCGGCATCGGCCTGGGGCTGTCGGTCGCGCACAGCATCGTGCTGGCCCATGGCGGCGACCTACGGCTGGACAATCGCGCCCAGGGCGGCCTGAGGGTGACCGTGCGCCTGCCGTGCATGCCGGAGCGCCGCTGATCTCGAGCACGCCGGTCGGTCGTTGAGGCTCAGATCGATCACGCGGACACGGAGCCGTGGCGATCAGCACCCGGCGTCAGCACTGCCCCCAAGTCTGCAGCCTTTGCGATGACGGCTCAGGCAGCTGACACATGTAGCGCGCAGTCGTCAGGTGTGGATGGATGCCGCGCTCGGAACCGGAGCGGACGCGTAGCCCGCCGCCGACTCCGGACAACGCCCGCGCCCGCCTGGCGGCGGCGCAGTCGTTTTGTTCGCTGTTTTAGTGGCAACAGCGCAAGCACTCCG
The window above is part of the Xanthomonas cassavae CFBP 4642 genome. Proteins encoded here:
- a CDS encoding IS110 family transposase, which encodes MNESVGIDVCRQWLDVHVHGLQQARRFANQATGLRQLRDWLAPLTLYQVVVEATGGAEQLALDTLHAAGLPMVRINPRQARDFAKATGQLAKTDRLDARALAHMAAVLPLTRYQPLEDWRRQLRAYQQRRMQVVTVVQQQRQQLSTLTDAWLKRQAHSAVRQLQQQVAQLDARIAQQLAARAELQVLRQVKGVGPVLLASLAAQLPELGQLSGKAIAKLVGVAPLARDSGAMRGVRRIWGGRAGIGQVLYMATLVAVRFNPPLRDFYQRLRDKGKAGKVALVAAIRKLLVILNAKMRDQLAAAAAS
- the gfa gene encoding S-(hydroxymethyl)glutathione synthase, producing MTNVSIHLSVDGGVARGGAENFQGGTLECHCATDKVTLEVGAQTAHNHACGCSKCWKPEGATFSVIAVAPRNKVKVTAHAEKLKIVDESAAIQRHACAGCGVHLFGRIENKEHAFYGLDFVHTELSRQQNWSAPGFAAFVSSIIETGTPPEQMDGVRARLTELGLPPYDCLSPALVDALSTQVARKKGLLH
- a CDS encoding glycosyltransferase, with the translated sequence MTGRDITQDIIASTLCRPGGERAHDKAYPMMRVISRDNGVGLTRDMVLMAQTLRAGGVPVQEVGFTSQRLQDTGREVRLWASRALFGRVPLQIYSERVYARCLPLGQRNLLVPNPEWLLPKWLPLLPKFDAVLCKTHHAERIFQTLGCTTRYIGFTSPDRFDAQVPRQRAFFHLAGRSTAKGTRVLLETWRQHPEWPLLTVVQNPRTAGKPVVAPNIDHRVRYLDDAELRRLQNAHLFHICPSEAEGFGHYLMEALSVGAVTLATDGEPMNELVRPEHGVLIPVAEVRQRRLASYYYVDGAGIAHAVEAALALSQAALDHLSAHARAFYQANDSAFPARFRAAVLASLPEHVAEAAIGAAPVVVER
- a CDS encoding S-(hydroxymethyl)glutathione dehydrogenase/class III alcohol dehydrogenase; amino-acid sequence: MKSRAAVAFGPGKPLEIVEIDVAPPKAGEVLVRITHTGVCHTDAFTLSGDDPEGIFPSVLGHEGGGIVEQVGEGVTGVKVGDHVIPLYTAECRKCKFCLSGKTNLCQAVRATQGKGLMPDGTTRFSYNGEPIYHYMGCSTFSEYTVVPEISLAVVNPEAPLEKVCLLGCGVTTGIGAVHNTAKVKPGESVAVFGLGGIGLAVIQGAVQAKAGRILAIDTNPGKFDLARSMGATDCINPKDYDKPIQDVIVELTDGGVDFSFECIGNVNVMRSALECCHKGWGESVIIGVAGAGQEISTRPFQLVTGRVWRGSAFGGVKGRTQLPGMVEQSMKGEIDLDPFITHTMPLDEINHAFDLMHEGKSIRTVIHF
- a CDS encoding metal/formaldehyde-sensitive transcriptional repressor yields the protein MPHSPLEKKRALARVRRLRGQCDALERALQSGADCAPVLQQIAAIRGAVNGLMSQVLEAHIREDFGHAAASDAQRAERVQDLLGLVRSYLR
- the fghA gene encoding S-formylglutathione hydrolase; translation: MERIEHRACFGGWQDVYRHQSKSLGCSMQVGVYLPPQAAGGPLPVLYWLSGLTCTEQNFISKAGAQRYAAEHGVILVAPDTSPRGDDVADAEGYDIGKGAGFYVDATQQPWAAHYRMYDYVVNELPALIEAHFVTNGARAISGHSMGGHGALTIALKNPGRYRSVSAFSPIVAPSQVPWGEKAFGQYLGEDRETWKAYDATALITEAQERLPLLIDQGDADEFLQNQLKTTLFEDAANAAGYPVTVRMQTGYDHSYYFIASFIGEHIAHHAAALRG
- a CDS encoding response regulator → MDLQQPRVLVVDDDPDLRKLIGEFLSAHGYQVDVAENVADMRTSMARQRPDLIVLDVMMPGEDGLSAARALASERGSPAVIMLSALGNDTDRIIGLEVGADDYLAKPCNPRELLARVRALLRRSQASSEQADQRGNVYEFAGWRLDVVRRDLRDPTGIFINLSDGEFALLRTFVEHPQRVLSRDQLLDHARGRDTDVYDRAIDSQISRLRRKINERVHTELIRTVRNEGYMLLPSVSRL
- a CDS encoding C4-dicarboxylate ABC transporter is translated as MRTPNALPGTRQLRPSTALSGPRQLIRQFTPNWFGATMGPGIFALALGQLPRHSPCLTAVGELLWLCNGALFLLFSLLYAARWALFFDEARRIFGHASASLFLGTIPMGLATVINGLLLYGVPRWSSAAVPLAEALWWMDVALALACGVGVPYLMFTRQQHRLQDMTALWLLPVVAAEVAAASGGPLAAQLADAQAQFIVTIASYALWAYSVPVAMGILVILLLRMALHPLPPASMAASIWLPLGPLGTAALGMLSIGQHAPAILAAQGLTDLGRIAGGLGVIGAVLFWGAGARGRGGGCWRG
- a CDS encoding LysR family transcriptional regulator — translated: MRLTLRQLQIFCAIAQHGSTTGAGLAVALSQSATSAALNDLEHALDTQLFDRVGKRLVLNDVGAALLPQARKLLDGAHAIEAGFTPGAAASAGRLKIGCSTTIGNYVLPLVLRALHTQAPGLRVDMDSANSSGIAGKVANFELDMGLIEGPCHLPELHAEPWLLDELVVVVGSRHALAKRSRVTPAQLRDADWLLREPGSGTREEVEQALLRHLHTLSDTRQIGSSEAIKNVLVQGVGVSCLSRWAVDGLIASKKLQPLSSGLPRLTRRFFLIWHRDKFFSPNLRRFRDACRHFKQTREAPARR